The following proteins come from a genomic window of Ilumatobacter coccineus YM16-304:
- the rpe gene encoding ribulose-phosphate 3-epimerase, with the protein MTRPTLIAPSVLPADFSKLGEEVAALEAAGVDLIQWDVMDGQFVPNLTFGPDVIASARSHSTLPFEAHLMVYTPDVMAKNYIDAGCSRLIVHAEACTHLHRTLGNINELGATGAVALNPATPASAIEHVLDLIDMVLVMTVNPGFGGQAYIPTMEPKIAEVQRMLEAAGRADDVHIEVDGGIGPDTIAGAASAGANVLIAGSALFRDPEGLEHAVTDLRARAEAARA; encoded by the coding sequence GTGACCCGACCGACACTGATCGCCCCGTCCGTCCTGCCCGCCGACTTCTCCAAGCTGGGCGAGGAGGTCGCCGCGCTCGAAGCGGCCGGTGTCGACCTGATCCAGTGGGACGTGATGGACGGGCAGTTCGTTCCGAACCTCACGTTCGGACCCGACGTGATCGCCTCCGCTCGGTCGCACAGCACGCTGCCGTTCGAGGCGCACCTCATGGTGTACACGCCCGACGTGATGGCCAAGAACTACATCGATGCCGGCTGCTCACGACTGATCGTCCACGCCGAAGCGTGCACCCACCTGCATCGCACGCTCGGCAACATCAACGAGCTCGGGGCGACGGGCGCCGTGGCGCTCAACCCGGCCACACCGGCGTCGGCCATCGAGCACGTGCTCGATCTCATCGACATGGTGCTGGTGATGACCGTCAACCCGGGCTTCGGTGGGCAGGCGTACATCCCGACGATGGAACCGAAGATCGCCGAGGTGCAGCGCATGCTCGAAGCGGCAGGTCGCGCCGACGACGTCCACATCGAAGTCGACGGCGGCATCGGCCCCGACACGATCGCCGGAGCGGCGTCGGCCGGGGCGAACGTGCTGATCGCCGGCAGCGCCCTGTTCCGCGACCCCGAGGGTCTCGAACACGCGGTGACCGACCTGCGCGCACGCGCCGAGGCCGCTCGCGCCTGA